In Zobellia roscoffensis, the following are encoded in one genomic region:
- a CDS encoding rhomboid family intramembrane serine protease: MNNLDIATIVVIAANILVSLKGFNDTAFFERYKFGIGQIQAGQKDRMVTSGFLHVDIAHLFFNMFTLYFFAPVVVSWFGSGKFIGIYFISLLAGSLLAMFFHKDEPHYSAVGASGAVTGVLYAAILLQPNMQLGIMFIPLPVPAYVFGIGYLLYSIYGMKSRLGNIGHTAHFGGAIGGYVSTLLFMPQLLVNEPLMVGLLALPIIILLIMAKLGKI, translated from the coding sequence ATGAACAACCTAGATATTGCCACTATCGTGGTAATTGCAGCCAATATTTTAGTCTCTTTAAAAGGATTTAATGATACGGCTTTCTTTGAACGTTATAAATTTGGCATCGGTCAGATTCAAGCTGGCCAGAAAGACCGTATGGTTACCTCGGGTTTTTTGCATGTAGATATTGCACATCTTTTCTTCAATATGTTTACACTTTACTTTTTTGCCCCTGTAGTAGTTAGCTGGTTTGGGTCAGGAAAATTTATAGGTATCTATTTCATTAGCTTATTAGCGGGTAGTCTTTTAGCAATGTTCTTTCATAAAGACGAACCACATTATAGCGCAGTAGGGGCAAGTGGGGCAGTTACAGGCGTATTATACGCAGCTATTCTTTTGCAGCCTAATATGCAATTGGGTATTATGTTCATTCCTCTGCCAGTTCCGGCTTATGTTTTTGGTATTGGTTATTTATTGTATTCTATTTATGGCATGAAAAGCCGTTTAGGCAATATTGGACATACGGCCCATTTTGGCGGAGCCATTGGTGGGTATGTAAGTACACTTCTGTTTATGCCTCAACTACTAGTAAATGAGCCACTTATGGTAGGGTTGTTAGCTTTACCTATTATTATCCTTTTAATAATGGCCAAGTTAGGTAAGATATAA
- a CDS encoding lysophospholipid acyltransferase family protein → MQLLVFVLVYPLLWLISILPYRLFYGFSDFVFFWIYRVVGYRKDVVRQNLELVFPEKTKAEIKDIEKKFYHHMCDMFLEMVKTMSLSKETVKKRYTVKNIEVLQEIEKEKSILVVCSHYANWEWNVSMNNYVNAKGYAVYQKVSNTYFDQWIKKVRARWNTTLITKEETAKTVLLNYKNNVTGIFGMVSDQSPQRSRAQYWTEFMGVKVPVINGAESLARKMDLAVVFLKVSKVKRGYYSAEFIPITTSGKSTEKHEITDTFLRLAEQQIKEQPEYYLWTHRRWKHRNKVPVEFQ, encoded by the coding sequence ATGCAGTTGCTTGTTTTTGTTTTGGTGTATCCGTTGCTATGGTTAATTTCTATACTTCCCTATCGCCTTTTTTATGGATTTTCTGATTTTGTTTTCTTTTGGATCTACCGAGTTGTTGGATACCGAAAAGATGTAGTACGCCAGAATCTAGAATTAGTGTTTCCAGAGAAAACAAAGGCAGAAATAAAAGACATCGAAAAGAAGTTTTATCACCACATGTGCGATATGTTCTTAGAAATGGTTAAAACAATGAGTCTTTCTAAAGAGACTGTAAAAAAACGCTATACTGTTAAGAATATAGAAGTTTTACAAGAAATTGAAAAAGAAAAAAGTATTCTTGTTGTTTGTTCTCATTACGCCAATTGGGAGTGGAATGTTAGCATGAATAATTATGTAAATGCTAAAGGTTATGCCGTTTACCAGAAGGTAAGCAACACCTATTTTGACCAATGGATTAAAAAGGTTAGAGCTCGTTGGAATACAACTTTAATTACCAAAGAGGAGACTGCTAAAACCGTATTACTAAATTATAAGAACAACGTAACCGGTATTTTTGGTATGGTAAGTGACCAATCTCCGCAGAGGTCACGTGCACAGTATTGGACGGAGTTTATGGGTGTGAAAGTTCCTGTAATTAATGGAGCGGAAAGTTTGGCCAGAAAAATGGACCTTGCCGTAGTTTTCTTGAAAGTCTCTAAAGTGAAAAGGGGCTATTATAGTGCCGAGTTTATTCCCATAACCACTTCCGGAAAATCAACGGAAAAGCATGAGATTACCGATACTTTTCTTCGACTTGCTGAACAGCAAATTAAAGAGCAACCTGAATATTACCTATGGACACATAGACGCTGGAAACACAGGAATAAGGTGCCTGTGGAGTTTCAGTAA